A single genomic interval of Streptomyces graminofaciens harbors:
- a CDS encoding DUF4231 domain-containing protein → MAATPGPSTTVSDRDLPPLFRLCDEQALAHQGESFRVVRTQLVVLLLATGTASLAERVDSHIPSTVAAVLYALTIGIGVRVSRRRARVHWQAHRAAAEVVKSLAWQYMAHGGPFHSRLAHPDALFAQRLEERLSELRKVGWEDVREDPADMGVAQITPAMRAVRAKPFAARREIYLRDRVLEQLIWYGNSAGQAHEASARWSGLTAALTSLALLAAVLRAFGVIDGWDPTGLLSAAAAAGVAWQEVRRHRPLTYAHKLVEQDLDTLRIAMSTTVTEEAWPDTVAEAERLVSPQHTDWLVRFGS, encoded by the coding sequence ATGGCTGCGACGCCCGGCCCGAGCACCACGGTGAGTGACCGTGACCTGCCTCCGCTGTTCCGCCTCTGCGACGAGCAGGCGCTGGCCCATCAGGGCGAGTCCTTCCGGGTCGTCCGCACCCAACTGGTCGTCCTGCTGCTCGCCACCGGCACCGCCTCCCTGGCCGAGCGCGTCGACAGCCACATCCCCTCGACGGTCGCCGCCGTCCTCTACGCCCTGACCATCGGGATCGGCGTCCGCGTCTCCCGCCGCCGCGCCCGCGTCCACTGGCAGGCCCACCGCGCCGCCGCCGAGGTCGTCAAGTCCCTGGCCTGGCAGTACATGGCCCACGGCGGCCCCTTCCACTCCCGGCTCGCCCACCCCGACGCCCTGTTCGCCCAACGCCTGGAGGAACGCCTCAGCGAACTGCGCAAGGTCGGCTGGGAGGACGTGCGCGAGGACCCCGCCGACATGGGCGTCGCCCAGATCACCCCCGCCATGCGGGCCGTACGAGCCAAGCCGTTCGCGGCCCGCCGGGAGATCTACCTCCGCGACCGCGTGCTGGAACAGCTCATCTGGTACGGCAACAGTGCCGGGCAGGCCCACGAGGCCTCCGCCCGCTGGTCCGGCCTGACGGCCGCGCTGACCTCGCTGGCCCTGCTCGCCGCCGTACTGCGCGCCTTCGGCGTCATCGACGGCTGGGACCCGACCGGCCTCCTCAGTGCCGCCGCCGCGGCCGGTGTGGCCTGGCAGGAGGTCCGCCGCCACCGCCCGCTCACCTACGCCCACAAACTCGTCGAACAGGACCTCGACACCCTGCGCATCGCCATGAGCACCACCGTCACCGAGGAGGCCTGGCCGGACACGGTCGCGGAGGCGGAGCGGCTGGTCTCACCGCAGCACACGGACTGGCTCGTACGGTTCGGATCCTGA
- the fxsBH gene encoding radical SAM/SPASM protein FxsBH, inactivated beta-hydroxylase extension form codes for MPIQQLVLKVHSRCDLACDHCYVYEHADQSWRNRPVLISEETLRQVARRLAQYARAQRLDSVAVVLHGGEPLLAGPARLRRICAELTRAMPPSTTLDLHIHTNGVRLTRAHLEVFKEFDVKVGVSLDGDRVANDRHRRDHRGRSSHDRVLRGLELLRLPEYRHLYQGLLCTVDVANDPVAVHDALSALDPPRIDYLLPHATWETPPPGRSNPGTPYADWLLAVFDRWERQGRPMPVRVFASVLSTLRGGPSLTEAMGLAPADLAVVETDGMFEQADSLKTAYEGAPATGYDVFRHGFEEFAAHPGVRARRSGIGGVSETCRRCPVVESCGGGLYAHRYSSRNGFDNPSVYCVDLRAFVEGVAERITERPLAPAVTGADELWLAQRELDRDLLAELNDRHAGSPDWDAVWRLLVRLDSDDTTGPHLDAVLAHPYLRPALLRSREDRLDLPRFMAIATAAAVCARVTATLAWEQPVPDIYLPTLGTVRLSRPGRVEITVDGDGFRVNGTDPLRDETRWRPLTHLDLPHGPVVLLDDADPYRDCYPEPAAEPLGAFALGAFRERLRTAYALLDSRDPAWWQGVNAPATTTITPLAAGSGLRLGAGGLGALGVAVDFTPEAFARRLPPLARRARLTALRQVADLNVPGTRAGQLLEIASEHIGRAVASSSRAPEARARAGLALAELAARPESELTESGAHLANELRMEWSALHV; via the coding sequence ATGCCGATCCAGCAACTGGTCCTCAAGGTGCACAGCAGATGCGACCTCGCCTGCGACCACTGTTACGTGTACGAACACGCGGACCAGAGCTGGCGGAACCGGCCCGTCCTCATCTCCGAGGAGACGCTCCGTCAGGTGGCCCGCCGGCTCGCCCAGTACGCCCGAGCGCAGCGGCTCGACTCGGTCGCCGTCGTCCTGCACGGCGGTGAACCCCTCCTCGCCGGCCCGGCCCGGCTGCGCCGTATCTGTGCGGAACTGACCCGGGCCATGCCCCCGTCCACCACCCTCGACCTCCACATCCACACCAACGGCGTGCGCCTGACCCGAGCGCATCTGGAGGTCTTCAAGGAGTTCGACGTCAAGGTCGGCGTCTCCCTCGACGGCGACCGCGTCGCCAACGACCGCCATCGGCGCGACCACCGCGGCCGCAGCAGCCACGACCGGGTCCTGCGCGGGCTGGAACTCCTGCGCCTCCCGGAGTACCGGCACCTCTACCAGGGGCTGCTGTGCACCGTCGACGTGGCCAACGACCCGGTGGCGGTGCACGACGCGCTGAGCGCCCTCGACCCGCCCCGCATCGACTACCTCCTGCCGCACGCCACCTGGGAGACCCCGCCGCCGGGCCGCTCGAACCCGGGCACCCCGTACGCGGACTGGCTGCTCGCCGTCTTCGACCGCTGGGAGCGACAGGGCCGCCCCATGCCGGTGCGGGTCTTCGCCTCGGTGCTCAGCACCCTGCGCGGCGGCCCCTCCCTGACCGAGGCGATGGGGCTCGCCCCGGCGGACCTCGCGGTCGTGGAGACCGACGGCATGTTCGAACAGGCCGACTCGCTGAAGACGGCGTACGAGGGCGCCCCGGCCACCGGCTACGACGTCTTCCGGCACGGCTTCGAGGAGTTCGCCGCGCATCCCGGGGTCCGGGCCCGCCGGTCGGGCATCGGCGGCGTCAGCGAGACCTGCCGACGCTGTCCCGTCGTCGAGTCCTGCGGCGGAGGGCTGTACGCCCACCGGTACAGCTCCCGCAACGGCTTCGACAACCCGTCCGTCTACTGCGTGGACCTGCGGGCGTTCGTCGAGGGGGTCGCCGAGCGGATCACCGAGCGCCCGCTGGCTCCGGCGGTCACCGGCGCCGACGAACTGTGGCTCGCCCAGCGGGAGTTGGACCGCGACCTGCTGGCCGAGCTGAACGACCGCCACGCCGGGTCCCCCGACTGGGACGCGGTCTGGCGACTGCTGGTCCGCCTGGACTCCGACGACACGACCGGCCCGCACCTCGACGCGGTCCTCGCCCATCCGTATCTCCGGCCGGCCCTGCTCCGCTCCCGTGAGGACCGCTTGGACCTCCCCCGCTTCATGGCGATCGCGACGGCCGCCGCGGTATGCGCCCGGGTGACGGCGACCCTCGCCTGGGAACAGCCGGTTCCGGACATATATCTGCCGACGCTGGGGACCGTACGACTGTCACGGCCCGGCCGCGTCGAGATCACGGTGGACGGCGACGGCTTCCGGGTGAACGGCACCGATCCCCTGCGGGACGAGACGCGGTGGCGGCCGCTCACGCACCTGGACCTCCCGCACGGTCCGGTCGTCCTGCTCGACGACGCCGACCCGTACCGCGACTGCTACCCGGAGCCCGCCGCCGAGCCCCTGGGCGCCTTCGCCCTCGGCGCCTTCCGGGAGCGACTGAGGACGGCGTACGCGCTCCTGGACTCGCGCGACCCCGCCTGGTGGCAGGGCGTCAACGCGCCCGCCACCACCACGATCACCCCGCTCGCGGCCGGTTCCGGGCTGCGGCTGGGGGCCGGTGGCCTCGGCGCGCTCGGCGTGGCCGTCGACTTCACACCGGAGGCGTTCGCCCGCCGGCTGCCGCCGCTGGCCCGCCGGGCGCGGCTGACCGCGCTGCGCCAGGTCGCCGATCTGAACGTGCCGGGCACCCGGGCCGGTCAACTCCTGGAGATCGCCAGTGAACACATCGGCAGAGCGGTAGCGTCGTCGTCCCGGGCCCCCGAGGCCCGGGCCCGCGCAGGTCTCGCACTGGCCGAACTGGCCGCCCGCCCGGAGTCCGAACTCACCGAGAGCGGCGCCCACTTGGCCAACGAACTACGGATGGAGTGGTCGGCTCTCCATGTCTGA
- a CDS encoding acyl-CoA synthetase, whose protein sequence is MSPLFPALTGDAPADRPALRFGDRALTYAELAAATGALADRIRGGGRVAVWATPALETAVAVVAALRAGVAAVPLNPKSGEKELGHILADSAPTLVLAAPGDELPSPLGDLARVDVDVYATGDPAPAEDAGDEDPALVVYTSGTTGPPKGAVIPRRALATTLDALADAWQWTGDDVLVHGLPLFHVHGLVLGILGPLRRGGSVRHLGRFSTEGVARELAGGATMLFGVPTMYHRIAESLPEDPELAKALGRARLLVSGSAALPVHDHERIAAATGRRVIERYGMTETLMNTSVRADGEPRAGTVGVPLPGVELRLVEEDGTPVASYDGETVGEIQVRGPNLFSEYLNRPDATAAAFTADGWFRTGDMAVRDPDGYVRIVGRKATDLIKSGGYKIGAGEIENALLEHPGVREAAVTGEPDADLGERVVAWIVPSDPQSPPDTEELADHVAARLAPHKRPRTVRFLDALPRNDMGKIMKRALKHD, encoded by the coding sequence GTGTCCCCTCTCTTCCCGGCCCTGACCGGCGACGCCCCGGCGGACCGGCCCGCCCTGCGGTTCGGTGACCGTGCCTTGACGTACGCGGAGCTGGCCGCCGCGACCGGCGCTCTGGCGGACCGGATCAGAGGGGGCGGCCGGGTGGCCGTGTGGGCGACCCCGGCGCTGGAGACCGCCGTGGCCGTCGTCGCGGCACTCCGGGCGGGCGTGGCGGCCGTACCGCTGAACCCGAAGTCCGGGGAGAAGGAGCTGGGCCACATCCTGGCCGACAGCGCGCCGACGCTGGTGCTGGCCGCGCCGGGTGACGAACTCCCTTCCCCGTTGGGTGACTTGGCGCGCGTGGACGTCGACGTGTACGCCACCGGGGACCCGGCTCCCGCAGAGGACGCGGGCGACGAGGACCCCGCCCTCGTCGTCTACACCTCCGGCACCACCGGCCCGCCCAAGGGTGCCGTCATCCCCCGCCGGGCCCTCGCCACCACCCTGGACGCGCTCGCCGACGCATGGCAGTGGACGGGGGACGACGTACTGGTCCACGGTCTGCCGCTGTTCCATGTGCACGGGCTGGTGCTGGGCATCCTGGGCCCGCTGCGGCGCGGCGGCTCCGTACGCCATCTGGGCCGGTTCTCGACGGAGGGCGTGGCGCGCGAACTGGCGGGCGGCGCGACGATGCTGTTCGGGGTGCCGACGATGTACCACCGGATCGCCGAGTCCCTGCCCGAGGACCCGGAGCTGGCGAAGGCGCTGGGCCGGGCGCGGCTGCTGGTCTCGGGGTCGGCCGCGCTGCCGGTGCACGACCACGAGCGGATCGCGGCGGCGACCGGGCGGCGGGTCATCGAGCGGTACGGCATGACGGAGACGCTGATGAACACGAGCGTCCGAGCGGACGGCGAACCACGCGCCGGAACGGTCGGCGTACCGCTGCCGGGCGTGGAGCTGCGGCTGGTCGAGGAGGACGGGACGCCGGTGGCGTCGTACGACGGCGAGACGGTCGGCGAGATCCAGGTGCGCGGCCCGAACCTGTTCTCCGAGTATCTGAACCGCCCGGACGCGACGGCGGCCGCGTTCACGGCGGACGGCTGGTTCCGCACCGGCGACATGGCGGTCCGCGACCCCGACGGCTATGTCCGCATCGTCGGCCGCAAGGCCACCGACCTGATCAAGAGCGGCGGCTACAAGATCGGGGCGGGCGAGATCGAGAACGCGCTGCTCGAACACCCGGGGGTGCGCGAGGCGGCGGTCACCGGGGAACCGGACGCCGACCTGGGCGAACGCGTGGTGGCCTGGATCGTGCCGAGCGACCCTCAATCACCGCCGGACACCGAGGAGTTGGCCGACCACGTGGCCGCCCGTCTGGCCCCGCACAAGCGCCCCCGGACCGTACGCTTCCTCGACGCGCTCCCCCGCAACGACATGGGGAAGATCATGAAGCGGGCTCTGAAGCATGACTGA
- a CDS encoding rod shape-determining protein, giving the protein MAVNNASTPSLEQLRRCHFGVDLGAARTRVYVKGAGLVVDQPSVAAVNTRTGALIAVGEFAEKMTGRTPDYIRVVRPVSGGTVVDIEMAQRMLHHLLGDKIRRTLRRKPVLRAAACTPHDADPLAQRATIETLVGLGARRVELVDTLIAAAVGCGLPVEQPEATMIMVCGAAATQLAVLSLGSIVTADRVPVGGEAIDHAIVQHLRLRHELTLPSQSVRPLQLALSGNGLTPHGPASTEIHGLDVATGLARSVQVDTAAVRDAIQTPLTAVVDGIGNVLRDCPPDLVADLADRGIMMVGGSALLPGFDQMLRHATGMPVHIAERPDVCAALGVGAMLEGRIEPLALDPVGD; this is encoded by the coding sequence ATGGCCGTCAACAACGCCAGTACCCCCAGCCTGGAGCAGCTGCGGCGCTGCCACTTCGGGGTCGATCTGGGCGCGGCCCGGACCCGCGTGTATGTGAAGGGCGCGGGGCTGGTCGTGGACCAGCCGAGCGTGGCCGCCGTGAACACGCGGACGGGCGCGCTGATCGCGGTCGGGGAGTTCGCGGAGAAGATGACGGGCCGTACGCCCGACTACATCCGGGTCGTGCGGCCGGTCTCCGGCGGCACGGTCGTCGACATCGAGATGGCCCAGCGCATGCTGCACCACCTGCTGGGCGACAAGATCCGCCGTACGCTGCGCCGCAAGCCGGTGCTCCGCGCCGCCGCCTGCACCCCGCACGACGCCGACCCGCTCGCCCAGCGCGCCACCATCGAGACCCTCGTCGGCCTCGGCGCCCGCCGGGTGGAGCTGGTCGACACGCTGATCGCGGCGGCGGTCGGCTGCGGGCTGCCCGTCGAGCAGCCGGAAGCGACCATGATCATGGTGTGCGGCGCCGCCGCCACCCAGCTCGCCGTGCTCTCCCTCGGCTCGATCGTCACCGCCGACCGCGTGCCCGTCGGCGGCGAGGCCATCGACCACGCGATCGTGCAGCATCTGCGGCTGCGGCACGAGCTGACCCTGCCCAGCCAGTCCGTACGGCCGCTCCAGCTCGCCCTGTCCGGCAACGGCCTCACCCCGCACGGCCCGGCCTCCACCGAGATCCACGGTCTGGACGTGGCGACGGGGCTCGCCCGTTCCGTGCAGGTGGACACGGCCGCCGTGCGCGACGCCATCCAGACCCCGCTCACCGCGGTCGTCGACGGCATCGGCAACGTGCTGCGCGACTGCCCGCCGGACCTCGTGGCCGACCTCGCCGACCGGGGGATCATGATGGTCGGCGGCAGCGCCCTGCTGCCCGGCTTCGACCAGATGCTCCGCCACGCGACCGGCATGCCCGTCCACATCGCCGAACGGCCCGATGTCTGCGCGGCCCTCGGCGTGGGCGCCATGCTGGAGGGCCGCATCGAGCCGCTCGCCCTCGACCCGGTGGGCGACTGA
- a CDS encoding carboxyl transferase domain-containing protein: MTDPAGRRLSAREAVAVVTAGEGFTELSVPAREYAPDGPLAWPGYDDSRARAAERTGEEESVVCGTARVEGTQAVLIAFEFGFLGGSLGERTGDRLESAYAYAREHRLPVVSLVATGGSRMQEGMRALTQLQRVARQSALTREAGLPQIAVLRDPTTGGGWATLGAGADVVLALPAAQVGFAGSRVRPSDADPTAYTAESQVAAGAADAVVPPAELRPVLGRWLRLLTNPSKEPAPTPAHLPTPHAPEAARATTNDPQPLPTTGWEAVERARSPRRPRAEAYLDTYFTHRTPIRGDRSGGTDPGMLCGFGERAGRTVAYAAQCGTATRPAGYRTATRLIRLADRLGIPVLTLVDTPGAANDAEAERQGAGAAIADLFTTVATARTPITTLLIGEGGSGGALALAAPGNTWATPDSYFSVIAPELAAAILKRPEERVRATADDLRVRPQDLVELGVVRGIVRAATGT; this comes from the coding sequence ATGACTGACCCGGCGGGGCGACGGCTCTCGGCCCGCGAGGCCGTGGCGGTGGTGACGGCGGGTGAGGGATTCACCGAACTCTCGGTCCCCGCACGGGAGTACGCGCCCGACGGCCCCCTCGCCTGGCCCGGCTACGACGACTCCCGCGCACGTGCCGCCGAGCGCACCGGCGAGGAGGAGTCGGTGGTGTGCGGCACCGCTCGGGTCGAGGGTACGCAGGCGGTGCTGATCGCCTTCGAGTTCGGCTTCCTCGGCGGCTCGCTCGGCGAACGCACCGGTGACCGCCTGGAGTCGGCGTACGCGTACGCGCGCGAGCACCGGCTGCCCGTCGTCTCGCTCGTCGCGACGGGCGGCAGCCGGATGCAGGAGGGTATGCGCGCCCTCACCCAACTCCAGCGGGTGGCCCGGCAGTCGGCGCTGACGAGGGAGGCGGGGCTGCCCCAGATCGCGGTCCTGCGCGACCCGACCACGGGCGGCGGCTGGGCGACGCTGGGCGCGGGCGCCGACGTCGTCCTCGCCCTCCCCGCCGCCCAGGTCGGCTTCGCCGGCTCCCGGGTCCGCCCGTCCGACGCGGACCCGACGGCGTACACGGCGGAGTCACAGGTGGCGGCGGGCGCGGCGGACGCGGTGGTTCCGCCGGCGGAGCTGCGGCCGGTCCTGGGCCGGTGGCTTCGCCTCCTGACGAACCCGTCGAAGGAACCGGCCCCGACACCGGCCCACCTGCCCACGCCCCACGCACCCGAAGCGGCGCGAGCGACCACGAACGACCCCCAGCCGCTCCCCACCACCGGCTGGGAGGCGGTGGAACGCGCCCGCTCCCCCCGACGCCCCCGCGCCGAGGCCTACCTGGACACCTACTTCACCCACCGCACACCCATCCGCGGGGACCGCTCCGGCGGAACCGACCCCGGCATGCTCTGCGGCTTCGGCGAGCGCGCCGGACGGACGGTCGCCTACGCGGCGCAGTGCGGCACGGCCACCCGCCCCGCCGGCTACCGCACCGCCACCCGTCTGATCCGCCTCGCCGACCGCCTCGGCATCCCCGTACTCACCCTGGTGGACACCCCCGGCGCCGCGAACGACGCGGAGGCGGAGCGGCAGGGTGCGGGCGCGGCCATCGCGGACCTGTTCACCACGGTCGCCACCGCCCGCACCCCGATCACCACCCTCCTCATCGGCGAGGGCGGCTCGGGCGGCGCCCTCGCGCTGGCCGCCCCCGGCAACACCTGGGCCACCCCCGACAGCTACTTCTCGGTGATCGCCCCGGAACTGGCGGCGGCGATCCTGAAGCGCCCGGAGGAGCGGGTGCGGGCCACGGCCGACGATCTGCGGGTGCGGCCGCAGGATCTGGTGGAGCTGGGGGTCGTACGAGGCATCGTGCGGGCCGCCACCGGCACGTAG